One Bythopirellula goksoeyrii genomic window, TCATCTTTCCAGCGCGATTGGCGCAGGCGACCAAAAACGACAATCTCGGTCCCCTTGGTGGCATTTTCTTCGAGTAGCATTGCATAGTTTTCACCAAAGATGGCCGCATCGATGAAGATCACCTCTTCTGGGCCGGGACCATTCACGGCAACCGATATCTCGGTGACCGTCACTGCGGCTTTTTTTTGCTGTTTCACTTTCGGATCGTCTACCAGACGACCGCTGATGATGACCGTTGCTTGTTGAGAATTCATTTTCAATACCTTTCTTTAATAAAATTCACGGGAGGGTAGAGTTGATGCTTTCTAGGGAACGAAGGTCTAGATTGAATTAAATCCTTTGGCACTGACGAGAACGCGCTCTTCACCTAAAACCAAACGAAACTGCGACAACACGCTCTCGAATTTTTCCATCGTGTTCCACTCTCCAAAACTTGCCTCTGCAAGCAGCTGAGGAAAACTTGTTCTTCGAGTGCGAAGACCGTGGGACCCATCTCCCAGGAGGTAGTGGTCCAGGATCACGCGATCACACACTCGTTCCAAACTCTCCGCGAACCGTTGAATATTTTCGATTGGACAAAGGGGACTGACAGTTGCCTGAGTTGGAACTCCTTGAGAGCGAAACTTGGCAAGCACCTCCATGCGTTTGGCTGGCGAACTTGCTTGAGCGGGAAATCCTGGAATTTGCTCCCTATCCGTTTCCACCGTGAGCGAGACCCAGAGCTTGGATTGCTTAGCTAACTCCGCAATCAAATCAATATCTCGGGTAATTAAAGTCCCGTGAGTTTGAATCACGATTGCATCAGGTGGACGGATTACCATCTCTTCGAGCAAGGCGCGAGTAACCTGAGCGCGCTGTTCCTGCGGACAATAGGGATCGGTGCTACTGGACATATAAATCATAAGCGACTTCGGCTGAGACCTTTGGGGCCGTTTGATGCGATCATAATCTCGCCGATAAGCTGTGCGGATATCCTGCTTAATGCCATAGAATCCCCACGATCGCCCTTGGGTAATCCAATGATTGTGTTGCGCGTAGCAATACGACCCACAAAGACTCCCAGAGAATCCGCAGCCAGCATAGGCATTAAGTGAATGCGTATAGCCTTCGCCTAGGAAACCACTCGTCCTAGTAAGAATCGACCTATTCTCGATGAAGGGAAACGTGTTCACTGCAAGTTCTCCCGATCCAGCTCTTGGACATTATCAAGCACATCTTGGAGCAGAGGTCGTCTCTTGGGATCCATTGAGTCGGAGTGATTTCGTAAAATTGCGTCATAAACTTCGCGGCGATGAACGGGCACTTCCCGGGGAGCTTTGAATCCCAGGCGGACCCTACCACCGCGAATTTCCACGACAACAATCGTGATGTCATCATTAATGACAATAGATTCATTTTTCTTCCTGGATAAAACTAGCATGATCAGGGATCCTTGAATTTTGGGGTCACAGCTTGTTGACTAATGCTTTTTGATCAGCCATAGGGGTACACTTAGGCAATGGGTAACTTAATCGTTAGGAGTGGGTAATGCTCTTGCATAAATCGAAGTGCAAGAACCGTATGACAATGGGTTACATCTGGATTCTGTTGGGTGGGACAGGAGCAGCCCAAAAAGACATCACCCTCCATGGCCAGCCGTGCCAGTTCATCAAATGCCCGACAGTCCTCGGAAAACCTTGCGTTAAGCAGGGCTCCGTATTCGTCAGCAAACTCGTCCCATGTGCAGTTGTTTGCCTGATAACGTTCGACCAACTCTTGAGTGGGTCGCAGACAATGCTTGGTATGTTTTCGAGTGTCTTGACGAATTGCACCTTCGGCAGCTTCTGGAGCCTCCTTGGGAAGGCTTTTCATGTATCGCATCTTATATCGAGTGAGCATTCTGAGTTTTCCTAGCATTTAGTTTTGGAAATGGTTATTGGAGTCAGTTTCTGCCCGGCTCCAGAATTCGCTGACAGGTAGG contains:
- the csrA gene encoding carbon storage regulator CsrA, with the protein product MLVLSRKKNESIVINDDITIVVVEIRGGRVRLGFKAPREVPVHRREVYDAILRNHSDSMDPKRRPLLQDVLDNVQELDRENLQ
- a CDS encoding DUF488 family protein, N3 subclade is translated as MKSLPKEAPEAAEGAIRQDTRKHTKHCLRPTQELVERYQANNCTWDEFADEYGALLNARFSEDCRAFDELARLAMEGDVFLGCSCPTQQNPDVTHCHTVLALRFMQEHYPLLTIKLPIA
- a CDS encoding single-stranded DNA-binding protein; this translates as MNSQQATVIISGRLVDDPKVKQQKKAAVTVTEISVAVNGPGPEEVIFIDAAIFGENYAMLLEENATKGTEIVVFGRLRQSRWKDDSGVSHSRHSVLASHLAVVPKPQQETAEKTA
- a CDS encoding radical SAM family protein translates to MNTFPFIENRSILTRTSGFLGEGYTHSLNAYAGCGFSGSLCGSYCYAQHNHWITQGRSWGFYGIKQDIRTAYRRDYDRIKRPQRSQPKSLMIYMSSSTDPYCPQEQRAQVTRALLEEMVIRPPDAIVIQTHGTLITRDIDLIAELAKQSKLWVSLTVETDREQIPGFPAQASSPAKRMEVLAKFRSQGVPTQATVSPLCPIENIQRFAESLERVCDRVILDHYLLGDGSHGLRTRRTSFPQLLAEASFGEWNTMEKFESVLSQFRLVLGEERVLVSAKGFNSI